One stretch of Cololabis saira isolate AMF1-May2022 chromosome 15, fColSai1.1, whole genome shotgun sequence DNA includes these proteins:
- the dpm3 gene encoding dolichol-phosphate mannosyltransferase subunit 3: protein MTKLMQWLFAVCVLGVAWAVVCFDLLELGFPRPYRELAGPMPLYLLVSFGCFSLATVGYRVATFNDCDEAARELQEQIKEAKEDLKKKGLKM from the coding sequence ATGACTAAACTGATGCAGTGGCTGTTTGCTGTGTGTGTGCTGGGTGTGGCCTGGGCGGTGGTGTGTTTTGACCTGCTGGAGCTGGGTTTCCCCCGGCCCTACAGGGAGCTGGCCGGGCCGATGCCCCTCTACCTGCTGGTGTCGTTCGGCTGCTTCTCCCTGGCCACGGTCGGGTACCGGGTGGCCACCTTTAACGACTGCGACGaggcggccagagagctgcaggAGCAGATCAAGGAGGCTAAAGAGGACCTGAAGAAGAAAGGCCTGAAGATGTAG